TTGAAGAAGGACTTAATGGGGAAATATAGAATTTTTTACTGATACAATAAATCCGAATAGTATATAGGTAATAACAAAAAGAGGTGAACATAAGATGAATATAAAGACAATTTTATTTGTAATTATTTGTACTATGTGGTTAGTAGCTTGTGACAGCACTAGAGAAACAATAAACACTATAGAAATTCAAGAATTAATTAATTTTGAAGAAGAAAAACCAGATACATTACAATTAATATCTGATGTGAAGGATATTAAAATTATAGAGAAAACATTTAAAAAGGCTAGAGAATTTGGTGAAGTAGATAACCAAATAGTTCCGCAATATAAAATCAAACTAAGCGATGGTGAATATTATTTGTGGATAGACCATACAAAAACAGGAACAATAGCGAACATAAAAAGTAGAAATATGTTTTACAATATCAGAGCTAGCGAAGAATTTAAAGAGGCCATAAATTATAAGAATAAGTAACTTCTCCAAGAGGATTTATTTGGAAACACTACACTTAGTTGGATACTTTTTATAGAGAATAAGTAGCAATTACTGATAACTCCTTTTCACCTTTATAAATGGAGTTTAATTAAAGGGCGCTTTTCTAGAATAAGAATAGTGCTTTATTCAATTATAGGGCCATATTGTGGAGCAACACTTTTTGTTGGGGGAGTCCTAGAGAAGATGCAGATTTATATTGATAAAAGAATGGCTATATAAGTTTTTATGCAAATTAAAGATTATGCCCAACAAGTATAGAAGTTGGTTTAATAACGTTTCATTGACTTGCATCAAATATCGTATAAACAATGTTCCAATAAAAACCAGTAAACGTTGCTACAACAACGTTTACTGGTTTTTCTGTTGCCCCCCAATTTTCATTTGGGAACGTTTTTTAATTTATTTATATATATTTTATAAATCTTTATTGAACGAAGGCTCTATATAGAAAAATTAAATTTACTTAAAAGGAAATTCATAACCTATGTAGTTAAATGTCATTGTAAATCCTAAATTTTCTGCCACAGCAATAGAGGGCTTATTTGATTCCATACAGTCCCAATACGGAATGAGATTATAATGTAAGCATTCTTCTACATAAGACTTTGCTATTTTTTGACCTAGCTTCTTTCCTTGATGCAGTTCTAAGGTTTCAATACTTACACAATGCACATCTCTAACGACAAAGCACGAAACACAAATACTCACAATTTCATTTTTATAAATGATACAGTAACCAATCCCATGATCAAAAAATTTTTCAGACGAAGACCAGAACTCTAAAATTTTTGTATGTAAAAATTCGATATTTTTTATTGCATTGTCTTTATTTTCATAAAGCTGTTTTGTTATTTTCTCAGCTCTATACTCTTTTCCAATAGTGAGTTCATTGTTATATGTATAATCAGCCTTTTGCAGCGTATATACACGTTGATTCCAGCTACATAATTCACGATTACTCAACACTTTTTCAATTACTTTATTCCATTTTGGATGATTACCAACAACTTCAAACCAATGTAATCCTAACTTTCGTGCCTCGGTATAATGAATTGGTCAATAAAAGCATTTAATTCGTTATTGAATGCTTCGTTTTTTCATCTCCAATAAAGATAAAACCATCATTATTACCTAGCCAAATAAGGCCAGATGTTGGCGAATCAACATCATCTACAAATACTCTACCTGGATTTATACCTTCAATTATTGCATTTACTTCTAATTGACCATGCTCATATAACAGTTCTTTACACTTGAAAAATTCTAAGCTATTTAATTCTGTAATCATTAAAAGATTTCCTCACTTTCCATAAACTAATACAAAGAAAGCTACCAAAGCGTCCTTTGGTAACATTTCAGAACAAGTGAATTGAACAGTCCTCTTTAAAATAGTTTCTCACAGCGTCTCAGAGCGTTATTTTCTAACGACAATCACTGATTTAACAGTGATTGCCGCTATTTGAAATGTTACCAAGCTTTTATTTGGGAACGTTTATTCAGTTTATTTTGTCTGCTTAATAAAGTCTTTGTTGCACGAAGAGCTTACGAGCAATACTATTTATAAGAGCTGTCTGATATGTCCAAGTCAATAGATTCTGCCTTGAATGTACTACCATCATCTTTTATTCTAATTACATTAATGGAAACTAAACTATCATTACTCCATTGAATATCAAAATAATCTACGGTCGATAAATCGAATTGAACATACTCTTTATATTCCTCTAGAATACTTCCATATTCTCCGTAATATATGCGAAACGAATAAAAGGCTGGGAATGTTTTATTCTCATTTATATCCTTGAAATTCTTGCCCATTTCTTTTAATTCAATAAAATTCACTTGATTAGGAGATGCGCTAGTTTTAATTGAAAATGAAAACAAATCGTGTTTATCATTGTTTTGATTTGAAGAATACTCTATTCCATTCGAACACGCTAACAGACAAACGGCTATTCCTATAAATAACACCCATCTTCTTAACAACCTATCACCTCTAATTTTTTCAAATTGTATTTTATCAAACGTAAAATAGAGGGGTTAAAGTCCTCAAAGCGGAGTTTGGGAATACTTTTTACACTAAAGCACCCGTTAGTTAAAGTATAACCTTCCCATACGACGTTTGGTAATATAATTAAAGTCTATTCACTTAGCCAAAATCGTATTTGGCAACTTCTTTGTATATAAGGTAGGAGACCATACGAATATGACGATCTCTTATTCAACAATCGGGCGCCTTATGCCTAAACGTCTTTCTGATATTTTTTATTCTGTATAGCAAAGAAAATCCAAATCAAAACTAAGGTTGTAGCAGGACCATCTACTGAAGAGAAATTTATATTAAATATCCACTTAATCAAGCTTTGGGTAATTATAGATATTAGTGTCAAAAAGCTGACTAATAACAGCGAGTGTAATATTAATTTTGAAAAACGTATTTGAGAAAGTCTTGGAAAATTCATTTTTTACCACCTTCGTATGAAAGAATTTAATTATTTAATTATAAACATTCTGATAAATTAAAGTAGAATTCAATTTCAATTTGAATATTTGGAAACTTTTTTTACATGATGACATTCTCCCTACCTCCACCGTCCCAACGTTTCTAATACCATAGCTAGTAACATTTTTGTACTTAACGCTATATATCCGAAAGCATAGTGGCCCCGTATTCAACAATCGGGCGCTTTTCTGAATTAGAAAAGTGCATTATTCAATTATAGGGCCATTGTATGGAATAAAAGAAGGGTATATTTGTAATTGAATAGAAACAACTAAAGGTAATAGATAAACGATTTGGGGGATTACTGTGAAAAAAGGAATAATACGACCATTGGTTATCTGTATTTTTCGAAATGATGAATCCATCCTTATTGCAGAGGGATATGATCCAGTAAAAGAGGATTATTATTACCGTCCTATTGGAGGGGAAATTGAATTCGGGAAAAAAAGCGCAGAAGCATTAATAAGAGAAGTAAGGGAAGAAATTGAAGCTGATATTTTTAATCTCAAATATTTAGGAACGTTGAAAATATCTTTACTTTTGGCGGTGAAGTAGGACACGAGATTGTACAAGTATATGATGCAGCCTTTATTGATACCTCTTTTTATACCAAGGAATTGTTTGAAGGTAAGGAGGATGACGGGAAAATATTTAAAATTAAGCGATTACCCATATGTAAATTTCAAAACGGTGAATTGCGACTTGTTCCTGAAGGCCTTCTAGATTTGATTTAAACAGAACAACCGAATTGTTAAGTTACGTAATTAGCAGTAGAAAAAGCTTTAGTTAAAAATCTTGACTTATTCCATTTAAGGGCTCAATTCTTTAATAGGAATTGTACCTTCTTCAGCTAACGGACCATTCTTAAATAATACCTACATTATTAACTTTATAATTATGTTAATTTTGCTTGGAAGTTATTTTATTAAACTATCGGGGCAGTTTATTTAATAAGCTTTCCTGAAATAGGAGGAGTTATTTTTGTCTGGAAAAAAATATCACAGAGCTTTTGGTGTATATGGAATCTGTGTGGAAGATGACAAACTATTGGTGATAAATAAAAATGGTGGTCCCTATATTAACCGATATGACCTTCCTGGAGGTAGTTTAGAAGAACGTGAAACTTTATCTAAGGCAATGAAAAGAGAGTTTATTGAAGAAACGGGTCTTGAAATTGAAATTATAGAAAATATTGGTGTCATCGATTTCATACTCCCTTGGTTGTGGAGAGATTATACGGATGTACATCATATTGTAGTTTATTATTCTGTTAAAAAAGTGGGTGG
This window of the Solibacillus isronensis genome carries:
- a CDS encoding NUDIX hydrolase, whose amino-acid sequence is MSGKKYHRAFGVYGICVEDDKLLVINKNGGPYINRYDLPGGSLEERETLSKAMKREFIEETGLEIEIIENIGVIDFILPWLWRDYTDVHHIVVYYSVKKVGGELSVPVQFDGQDSLGALWISEKEVSLDNASPLVLEAFKWLKTKSLTIDAKTYEEWKVLK
- a CDS encoding NUDIX domain-containing protein encodes the protein MKKGIIRPLVICIFRNDESILIAEGYDPVKEDYYYRPIGGEIEFGKKSAEALIREVREEIEADIFNLKYLGTLKISLLLAVK